The sequence AGCAGAGTGAAATATCATCACTAGCATTAGGTCTACTGCTCAGCGTGGTAGAGTATCAATATTGAGCACCAATGAATTATTACGGGCATAGCCCATGAATGAGTGCTGGCTACCGTCGTGGCTAGCAGTGAAGGATGTAAAATGGCGAAAAAAAACCCGTATTATGATGCTAATAAGCCACACCACACTGAGTTTGGCTTCCAGAATCTGGAACCAGTCATTCATCATCCGCAAGATTTAAAGCGCTGGCGTGAAGAGCGAAAACGCCAATCACTGCCCAAACCGCCTCAGCAGGGGTATGCACAATTTGTCAGCGACTGGTGGCAAGAGGCCGATTTCAGTGATCAGCAAGATGCCTTATGGTGGCTGGGTCATGCTTCGCTCTTGCTGCGGGTCAGTGGAAAAACCGTGCTGTTTGATCCGGTGCTCTCCAGCCGCGCTTCACCACTGAATTTTTATGGGCCAGCGCGCAAAACACCGGTCCCCACGCGGGTAAAGGCACTGCCGCCGATTGATGTGGTGGTGATTTCCCACAATCACTACGACCATTTGGATGTGACGACCATCACACAATTACTGCGTCGCTTTCCTGAAATTACCTTTCTGGCCCCGCTGGGGTTAAAAAATTGGCTGCTGCAACACGGTGCTCGCCATGTTCACGAACTGGATTGGTGGGAGACACAGCTTGCCGCCGAATTTGAGTTTCACTGTGTACCAGCCCGTCATTGGAGCATGCGCACACCTTGGGATCGCAACCACACTCTGTGGTCGGGTTGGGTGGTCAAACGTGGTGAGATTAACTTCTATTTCACCGGCGATACCGGGTATTGCCCGCAACTACTGACCATTGGTGAAAGGTTAGGGCCATTCAATTATGCCGCTTTGCCCATTGGCGCTTATGCCCCGCGCTGGTTTATGCAGGCGCAACATATGGACCCGCAGCAATCGGTGCAGTTATTCCAGCAATTGCAGCAACCGATAACAGTGCCGATTCATTGGGGGGTGTTTGAGTTAGCAGATGAATCATTAGATGAGCCACCACAGCAGCTCAAACTGGCGCTATCTGCCGCGGGTGTGACGAATGATAATTTTGCGCCGATTAAAATTGGTGCGCGGATCTTACTGGGCTAAAGGCGTTTCAGCGGGCGAGATAACCCGCTGAAACCCAAAGATAATGATTCGAATGCTGGGTGTCGAACTAGATCCTGAATTGATTCACTGCCTCGGTCAAATCGCCCGCCTGAGACTGTAATGCCGCAGATGCCGCCGTCGACTCCTGAACCAGTGCCGCATTTTGCTGCACCATGGTATCCAATTGCGCGACTGCACTATTGATCTCATGGATGCCACGCATTTGTTCATCTGCCGCGTTGGTGATTTCCGACATAATGGTCGTGACATCAGACACGCTGCTGACAATCTCGGTCATGGTGTTACTGGCCAGGCGGACTTGACCCGAGCCGGAGGAGACGCTGCTGACGGTGGATTCAATCAGAGTTTTGATCTCTTTTGCCGCCTGCGCACTGCGCTGTGCCAGTGTGCGAACTTCACCCGCCACCACAGCAAAACCGCGTCCTTGCTCACCGGCGCGCGCCGCCTCTACCGCTGCATTTAGTGCCAGGATATTGGTTTGGAAAGCGATGCCATCGATGACACTGGTAATATCGCCGATTTTTCCCGATGCGGCCTCAATCGACTCCATGGTGGTAATCACTTTGGCGATCACCTCGCCGCCACGGGAAGCATCATTCGCAGCAGAGAGCACGGCGGTGTTTGCTTGCCTTGCGGCACTAGCCGACTGGGCCACGGTGGATGAAATCTGCTCTAATGCGGCCGAGGTTTGCTGCAAGCTGGCAGCGGCGGACTCTGTTCGTCCTGATAAATCCTGATTCCCCGCCGCAATTTCGTTAGCGGCAATCCGCACCGACTCACTGGTATCGCGGATTTGTGCCATCACGGCGCTGAGTTTGTCGGCAAATTGGTTGAATGACTGGGCGATTTTCGCCACTTCATCACGGCCTTCGACCGGTAAACGTCGGGTTAAATCCTCTGCACCAGAGCTGATAGCATCCATCGCCTTATGCACATGGTTCAGGGGGAGTAGGGCGCGCTGGGTAATTAAGCTAATAATCACCACGGCGATTAAAATAATGACGACTAGCGTGACCAGTGATGTTGTCAGCAATGAGCGCATACCGGCGGTGGCATGGGTTTTATCCAGTGCCACCACGGTAAACCATTGAGTGCCAGGTACAGACTGCGCGAGCAGCAATTTACTCTGGTCACCAATGTTGGCAACAATAGGATCAGTCGCGCTCAATAGAGTCTTAAGCTCTAATGTCGGCGCGATTTCACTCAGCGGCTTAAGAGTTAACTGTGCATCGGGATGCGCGATAATGGTGCCATCGGCATCAATTAACATGCCGAAGCTGTCATCCGTCGGATGTATAGATTTCACGTTTGCAATTACGCTATCCATAGTCACATCAGCGGCTAATACCCCTTTCACACTCCCATCCTGAATAATAGGTAAGGCAAAGGTCACCACTAATTGGTTGGTTCCCGCATCAACATATGGCGGTGTTACCACGGGTTTATCGGCTTTAACCGCTTGTAAATACCATGGCCGCCCAGTGGGGTCGTAACCTGCGGGGATACCATCGGGATTAGAAAAAGTGGCTGTCTTATTGGCGTAACCAATATAAACGTTAATAAAGTTGCCCGCCGCAGCCACCTGACGCAGTGCTGCCGTCGGATCAGCTGTTAGTGCGCTATCTTTCAGCGACACAATCATTTGTGTTTTAGTCGCCACCCACTCTGCGATCCCAACACCATGACTCGCCGTCACGGCGGTGAGAGTGTTATCGATTGCGCTGCTGTTATATTTGTTGGCAACTGAGTAGTTAAAATAAGTGTTAATGGCGAGAGAGCCTGCCACGATGATGATGCAGGCTGCCAAGATACGTGAACGAATGGAATCAAGCATAGAGCGTCCTAAATAGATGGGAAGGCATGATTCAAATAACGGCTTGGCAGGGAAAAACTTGAGCTGAGTCACAGTAATAAATGACAATAAGTGCGCCATTGTTAATGCTTCTTTATGTAACAGTGACAGCTATGGGGGATTTTGTTGCTATTGATATCTAATAAAAACATCAGCTTGCTAATTAGATAGCTTAAAAATTAATGATAAAAATGAAAAAAATGTTGAAAAAAATAGTGATATTTAAAGTGCTAATTCAGCATCAATGCGGGTATAGCGGGTGTGTACACGGCGCATTGATGCTGGGATGGGGTGATTACAGTTTATTGATGTAATTAAAAGGTATCGACACAATTAAAATTTATACTGTAAACCCAAAGAGACTGTTTGGCTTTGGTGAGCGATACCCGCGCCATCGGAAATAGCTGTTGACATACCCGTGGTATGGCTGAGAATTTGTGCCTTTCCTCTGCCTTCGGTATAGCGATTCCAGGCCGCTTCAACAAATAGTTTGGTATTTGGGGTCAGGTAATAACCTGCACCAAGGGTGACCGCATAATAGCGGGAGTTCTTACTACTATCTTTGAATGATTGGTTTCGTTGATAGTGTTCGTCACTGCTATTAGCATTAACCCAACGGCTGTACTTCAATAAAGTCGTCAACTCGAAATCTTGGTAACGATAACTGCCTGCCAGGCCAAGATAGGGCATATCAAATTTCTGTTTATAACCAATGAAAATTATATTATCGGGGAGTTTAATCAACTTATTGCGAGATTTAATCTCTCCGCCATAAGCCGCCCAACTATGATTACTCCGTTGATAGCCTGACATTACCCCAATACGATAGTTTTGCTCATTCAAAAGCCAAAATTTAGCATTAAGATCAATTTCGTTGGCATAGCTTAAATTGGTTTTTTCATGGTGAGACCACTGAGACCACTGAGTCTCATTTTTGTTTAACCAATCATAATCATCCATTACCCCATCACCAGATGATAATGTACTCCAACCTCGAGCGGTTAATGTTAAGCTGGATAAGAGATCCCATGAAATATCCATCTTGATAATTGGAGTGTTCTTCGCTTCCCAATCTAATTGGCTCAGCTTATGATTATTATTTCCGGGATGATAAGCAAACTCTTGCGATTGTGCATTGAGTAATCCCAGCGAGGTGCTAATAGTGACATTATCTGTGCTGCCCGAATGATAACTGGCAGCGGCAGCATGACATGTCATAAGTAGTGCTAACGTACATGCGCTTTTTTTTACCAATGTACTGTATTTCATTACTGACCTTTAATTTTCTTAAATATCGATAATGAAAAATAACATTGATACAGATTTAATTTTTTAAATTAAAAATTAAAAGAATATTAAAAATATTAATCGGCACTAACTTTGTTAGAATAGCACAAAAAACAGTCTATTCCGGGCGGGATCACCCGGGTGACTTCATATCAAAACTCAGTAACGAGCCATTCGTCTGCTTCATCAAACATCTCTTCGACCAGGCGATTGAGTACTGATTTCTCTTGCTTGTTGGCATCTGTATTGATGCCGTTAGCTTGCATTGCTTTGACTTTAACCTCGGCACCTGGAAACACACGATGCACACGTTTAGTCAGTTCAACCTTAATCATTTCACCAGCATTGGTAAGGCCGGCGACATTCCGTTTGTCATAAATCAATTCAACACGCATGGGTTTTTCCTAAATGAACAAACAACTGTTTAAATATACAGTTAATTTTAAAATAAAACAACGTGATTGTCGCCCTACAACCACCCCCCTCGTTAGTCTCTTCGTTTCATGCTAAATTCGCGTATCTAAGGTCAATACATCGTTTTAGGTATCATATGTTTACATATAAAGAAATATCAGCGCTTAACGAACTGGAATTGATTGTTTATAACTACATCATAAAAAATACCGACAAAGTGATGTATATGACCATCAGAGAACTGGCGGATGCTGCGGGTGTCTCTACCACCACAGTGTTACGTTTCTGCAAGAAGATGAATTGTGATGGTTACTCTGAATTTCGAATTCGTTTTAAGCTCTATTTAGAACACGATGATAAACCGCCGGTCAGTTTTGGTATTAGTGAAATAATTAGTTATTTTAAGAGTATAAATAATAGTGAGTTTGATGAGTTACTTGATACGGCAGCAGCCCAAATAGCTGCATCAAATAGAATTATATTTGTTGGCATTGGCACCTCTGGTGCGCTGGGGAAATATAGCGCGCGTTTCTTCTCTAATATTGGTAAGTTCAGCACTTATATTGATGATCCCTATTACCCTATTAACAGTGATATGTATCAGGATGCCATTGCTATCATTCTCTCGGTATCCGGTGAAACAGAAGAGATTATTCGCATAGCCAATCAGTTTAGTCTACATAAATGTAAAATAATTAGTCTGACCAATAGTGAAAACTCGACGTTGGCTAAAATGGCCGACCTTAATATCTCTTACCATATGCCACCTATTGTCCTTGAAGGGCATTATAATATTACCACTCAAATTCCGGTGTTATATATTATTGAAACCATTGGTAAGAAACTCCCGCAAATAACGCATAAAAAAGCACCCTAAAACAGGGTGTTTTTTACATGTGACATATTCCAAATCGCGATTTTTGTTATATCGTGACTTCATTTTTCTTTTTGCTAAACTCCACTCTGCATCAAATAAAAATACTAATAATAAGTTAATAACGTTCTGTTACCTTATACTCAGTACTCGCGACAGGAGATTAATAATGGCAATTGATTATGCATTGGCCGCTCAGGAAATTATTAAATATATTGGCGGTGATAATAATGTGATTACTGTCACACATTGTGCGACACGTTTACGTTTTATATTGAAAGATAATAAAATTGTCGACAAAGAGCGGTTAAATCGCGTTAAGGGTGTTATTACCGTTATTGAAGCGGGCGGACAAATGCAGGTGGTGATCGGCAATCACGTCGGTGATGCCTATCAGCACGTTACCCGTTTGATAAGTATCGATGAAAGCGCCCCGGTTGCTGCACCAAAGGTGGGTATTGTTAGCCGCCTGATGGATATCATCTCCAGTATCTTCGCCCCCTTTCTTTACCCGCTGGCTGCCTGCGGTATCTTGCAGGGGATCATCTCTTTTCTTGCCGCGATCGGTTGGATGGATGCGGCGAGCGGAACCTACCGTATTTTGAATTTTGTTTCATGGACTGGTTTTACCTTCTTGCCAGTGATGGTAGCCTTTACCGCCGCGAAAAAATTCAATGTTAATCCCTTTACCGCCGTTATTACCGCCTGTGCGCTGATCAGCCCTGATTATATGAATATGCTGACGGCCAATAAAATCACCACGGTGAATTCAGCTGATCCAGCTGTTCAG comes from Yersinia bercovieri ATCC 43970 and encodes:
- a CDS encoding MBL fold metallo-hydrolase, with the protein product MAKKNPYYDANKPHHTEFGFQNLEPVIHHPQDLKRWREERKRQSLPKPPQQGYAQFVSDWWQEADFSDQQDALWWLGHASLLLRVSGKTVLFDPVLSSRASPLNFYGPARKTPVPTRVKALPPIDVVVISHNHYDHLDVTTITQLLRRFPEITFLAPLGLKNWLLQHGARHVHELDWWETQLAAEFEFHCVPARHWSMRTPWDRNHTLWSGWVVKRGEINFYFTGDTGYCPQLLTIGERLGPFNYAALPIGAYAPRWFMQAQHMDPQQSVQLFQQLQQPITVPIHWGVFELADESLDEPPQQLKLALSAAGVTNDNFAPIKIGARILLG
- a CDS encoding methyl-accepting chemotaxis protein; protein product: MLDSIRSRILAACIIIVAGSLAINTYFNYSVANKYNSSAIDNTLTAVTASHGVGIAEWVATKTQMIVSLKDSALTADPTAALRQVAAAGNFINVYIGYANKTATFSNPDGIPAGYDPTGRPWYLQAVKADKPVVTPPYVDAGTNQLVVTFALPIIQDGSVKGVLAADVTMDSVIANVKSIHPTDDSFGMLIDADGTIIAHPDAQLTLKPLSEIAPTLELKTLLSATDPIVANIGDQSKLLLAQSVPGTQWFTVVALDKTHATAGMRSLLTTSLVTLVVIILIAVVIISLITQRALLPLNHVHKAMDAISSGAEDLTRRLPVEGRDEVAKIAQSFNQFADKLSAVMAQIRDTSESVRIAANEIAAGNQDLSGRTESAAASLQQTSAALEQISSTVAQSASAARQANTAVLSAANDASRGGEVIAKVITTMESIEAASGKIGDITSVIDGIAFQTNILALNAAVEAARAGEQGRGFAVVAGEVRTLAQRSAQAAKEIKTLIESTVSSVSSGSGQVRLASNTMTEIVSSVSDVTTIMSEITNAADEQMRGIHEINSAVAQLDTMVQQNAALVQESTAASAALQSQAGDLTEAVNQFRI
- a CDS encoding omptin family outer membrane protease yields the protein MKYSTLVKKSACTLALLMTCHAAAASYHSGSTDNVTISTSLGLLNAQSQEFAYHPGNNNHKLSQLDWEAKNTPIIKMDISWDLLSSLTLTARGWSTLSSGDGVMDDYDWLNKNETQWSQWSHHEKTNLSYANEIDLNAKFWLLNEQNYRIGVMSGYQRSNHSWAAYGGEIKSRNKLIKLPDNIIFIGYKQKFDMPYLGLAGSYRYQDFELTTLLKYSRWVNANSSDEHYQRNQSFKDSSKNSRYYAVTLGAGYYLTPNTKLFVEAAWNRYTEGRGKAQILSHTTGMSTAISDGAGIAHQSQTVSLGLQYKF
- a CDS encoding DinI-like family protein, translating into MRVELIYDKRNVAGLTNAGEMIKVELTKRVHRVFPGAEVKVKAMQANGINTDANKQEKSVLNRLVEEMFDEADEWLVTEF
- a CDS encoding MurR/RpiR family transcriptional regulator, whose protein sequence is MFTYKEISALNELELIVYNYIIKNTDKVMYMTIRELADAAGVSTTTVLRFCKKMNCDGYSEFRIRFKLYLEHDDKPPVSFGISEIISYFKSINNSEFDELLDTAAAQIAASNRIIFVGIGTSGALGKYSARFFSNIGKFSTYIDDPYYPINSDMYQDAIAIILSVSGETEEIIRIANQFSLHKCKIISLTNSENSTLAKMADLNISYHMPPIVLEGHYNITTQIPVLYIIETIGKKLPQITHKKAP